A stretch of Gemmatimonas aurantiaca T-27 DNA encodes these proteins:
- a CDS encoding DUF4159 domain-containing protein, with the protein MSRFGETAMPHASTEPFIFATAQYESGDWDSAPLVPANVIDSIARYTSLPVRPQGVIVPLASEAAFQYPLLYLTGHLPVRFTTREADVLTRYLARGGMLFVDDHNHDVDGAFHKTVREEIRRVAGPLVQLPNTHELYRCFFKFDDGPPTTSHEMNGWGDNLVHEHLEAVLRDGRISVLYSNKDYSSEWSFHPDNKRFLSIDNTKFGVNLVVYALTR; encoded by the coding sequence ATGAGCAGATTTGGCGAGACCGCGATGCCACACGCGTCCACGGAGCCGTTTATCTTCGCGACGGCGCAATACGAAAGTGGTGACTGGGATTCGGCACCCCTGGTGCCTGCCAACGTCATTGATTCGATCGCGCGCTACACATCCCTGCCGGTGCGCCCGCAGGGTGTGATCGTCCCTCTGGCTTCCGAAGCTGCGTTTCAGTACCCGCTGCTGTACCTCACCGGTCATTTGCCGGTGCGTTTCACGACGCGGGAAGCCGATGTGCTCACGCGGTATCTGGCCCGTGGCGGCATGCTGTTCGTGGATGACCACAACCACGATGTCGATGGGGCGTTCCACAAGACGGTGCGCGAGGAGATTCGCCGTGTGGCGGGCCCGCTGGTACAACTGCCCAACACCCACGAGCTCTATCGCTGCTTTTTCAAGTTCGACGATGGTCCTCCCACCACGTCGCACGAGATGAATGGGTGGGGCGACAACCTGGTGCATGAGCATCTCGAAGCCGTACTGCGTGATGGTCGCATCAGCGTGCTGTATTCGAACAAGGACTACAGCTCGGAATGGAGCTTCCATCCCGACAACAAACGTTTCCTGTCGATCGACAATACGAAGTTCGGCGTGAACCTGGTGGTGTATGCGCTCACGCGCTGA
- a CDS encoding histone deacetylase family protein, which translates to MTETAGPASGSATVALLSHSDCGRHDTGWEHPEHVGRLRAIPRALRERQALFERLLHLEGRHATVDELALAHDRGYIARVHDLVQSGGGRLDPDTVVSEGSWDAATAGAGCLLDGVDMAFDGRAVRSFSAVRPPGHHALRDRAMGFCLFGNVAIAAHYALAHHACERVLIIDWDVHHGNGTQALVEDEPRIHFVSMHQWPWYPGTGAADDRGPHDTVWNVPMPPSLEPARYREALLQAIDRATEGFTPDLVILSAGFDCLEGDPLGAFTLTLDDVHLLTRALVERAEGWCGGRLVSALEGGYAPDPVAQAVMVHVEALL; encoded by the coding sequence ATGACCGAAACTGCGGGACCCGCCTCCGGATCTGCCACCGTCGCACTTCTTTCGCATTCCGACTGCGGTCGTCATGACACGGGGTGGGAGCATCCCGAACATGTCGGTCGCTTGCGGGCGATTCCGCGCGCCCTGCGGGAACGTCAGGCGTTGTTCGAACGTCTGCTGCACCTCGAAGGTCGGCACGCCACCGTGGACGAACTCGCGTTGGCACACGACCGGGGGTACATCGCGCGGGTGCATGATCTGGTGCAGTCGGGTGGTGGACGTCTCGACCCCGACACGGTGGTCAGCGAGGGCTCATGGGATGCCGCCACGGCAGGCGCTGGTTGCTTGCTCGATGGCGTCGACATGGCATTCGACGGTCGCGCGGTGCGCAGCTTCAGTGCCGTGCGTCCCCCGGGGCATCATGCCCTGCGCGACCGGGCGATGGGGTTCTGTCTGTTCGGCAACGTGGCCATTGCCGCGCACTACGCGCTGGCGCATCACGCGTGTGAGCGGGTGCTGATCATCGACTGGGATGTGCATCACGGCAACGGCACGCAGGCGCTGGTCGAAGACGAGCCGCGCATCCACTTCGTGTCCATGCATCAGTGGCCGTGGTACCCTGGCACTGGCGCGGCGGACGATCGGGGGCCGCATGACACCGTGTGGAATGTGCCTATGCCGCCGTCACTCGAGCCGGCGCGCTATCGGGAGGCGTTGTTGCAGGCGATCGATCGGGCCACTGAAGGCTTCACCCCGGATCTCGTGATCCTCAGTGCCGGCTTCGACTGTCTCGAGGGGGACCCACTCGGCGCGTTCACACTCACGCTTGATGATGTCCATCTGCTGACACGAGCTCTCGTGGAGCGCGCAGAGGGGTGGTGCGGCGGACGGCTGGTGAGTGCGCTGGAGGGAGGATACGCCCCGGATCCGGTGGCGCAGGCCGTGATGGTCCATGTGGAGGCACTGCTGTGA
- the corA gene encoding magnesium/cobalt transporter CorA, whose translation MTRIVPTSDPHRPDPLPRTVYRARGGGEVIDCHPREVSQLLAEGGPLWVDIDSTVRSQHALLEKVFHFHPLAVEDTLNPNSRVKIEEYEGFLFIIIRGVSLASGTDDPYDLETKDLYCFLGSNYLVTVHAGPMESVDRISDVIRRSPDLLNRGVERVLHAILDDTVDAYFPILEQIDAFIDGLEERVFVEFDDTALRDLFQVKRLVLSLRRYLQPSREVMNVLTNRPSTLITPEVQIYFRDIYDHVLRINDALDTYRELLSSTMDSYLTQVSNRLGTTTKALSLVATMSLPFVVVSGMWGMNFSHIPLSAWPHGFWLLLVVQLGLGLLLLCYLRWRRWL comes from the coding sequence GTGACCCGTATCGTCCCCACGTCTGATCCGCATCGACCGGATCCGCTGCCGCGCACCGTGTACCGCGCACGGGGCGGTGGCGAGGTCATCGACTGTCATCCGCGCGAGGTCTCGCAGTTGCTGGCCGAAGGCGGCCCGCTGTGGGTGGACATCGATTCCACGGTGCGATCGCAACACGCGTTGCTCGAAAAGGTATTCCACTTCCATCCACTGGCGGTGGAGGACACGCTCAATCCGAATTCCCGCGTCAAGATCGAGGAGTACGAAGGCTTCCTGTTCATCATCATCCGCGGCGTATCACTCGCTTCGGGCACGGATGACCCGTACGACCTCGAGACCAAGGATCTGTACTGCTTTCTCGGCTCCAACTACCTCGTGACGGTGCATGCGGGGCCGATGGAATCGGTCGATCGCATCTCGGACGTCATCCGACGCTCCCCGGACCTGCTCAACCGCGGCGTGGAGCGCGTGTTACACGCCATCCTCGACGATACCGTGGATGCGTACTTCCCGATCCTCGAGCAGATCGATGCATTCATCGATGGCCTCGAAGAACGGGTGTTCGTGGAGTTCGACGATACCGCACTGCGCGACCTGTTCCAGGTGAAGCGGCTGGTGTTGTCGCTGCGGCGCTATCTGCAGCCGTCCCGTGAAGTCATGAACGTGTTGACCAACCGGCCCAGCACGCTGATCACACCGGAAGTGCAGATCTATTTCCGGGATATCTACGATCATGTGCTGCGCATCAACGACGCGCTGGACACCTATCGCGAATTGTTGAGCAGTACGATGGACTCGTACCTCACGCAGGTCTCCAACCGTCTGGGGACCACGACCAAGGCCCTGTCTCTGGTGGCCACGATGTCGCTGCCATTTGTGGTGGTGAGTGGTATGTGGGGGATGAATTTTTCGCATATTCCGCTGTCGGCATGGCCGCACGGTTTCTGGCTGTTGCTGGTCGTACAACTCGGATTGGGTCTGCTGCTACTTTGTTATCTGCGGTGGCGGCGGTGGCTGTGA
- a CDS encoding serine/threonine-protein kinase, which produces MPEVSAPPIDIPDEELRELRHATGNRYTVVKRLGSGGMAHVYLARHAVLGRPLVIKVLHRTLAQEAEMRERFRREAEAAARLVHPYICAIADMGTSGDIEYLAMPYYAGGSLADLLSRRKTVSASTAASIAVQVASGLDYAHRHGVVHRDIKPDNILFDEDGNVALTDFGIATARFHGRLTASGRAMGTPHYMSPEQAMGRLVDGRSDLYAVGLLLYEMLLGHPPFDGEDSYAVGYKHVHETPLAPDQVDTRVPAALSAIVMKCLNKQAAERYDRGFELADALVQFLSAGGGLDYRNARIARATGLTPL; this is translated from the coding sequence TTGCCAGAAGTCTCGGCGCCGCCCATCGACATTCCCGATGAGGAACTGCGCGAGCTGCGCCACGCCACCGGAAACCGATACACGGTGGTGAAGCGCCTCGGCAGCGGCGGTATGGCGCATGTCTATCTCGCACGCCATGCCGTGCTCGGGCGTCCGCTGGTGATCAAAGTGCTGCACCGCACCTTGGCCCAGGAGGCGGAAATGCGTGAGCGCTTCCGACGGGAAGCCGAAGCCGCCGCGCGGCTGGTGCATCCGTACATCTGCGCCATCGCCGACATGGGCACCTCGGGCGACATCGAGTACCTGGCCATGCCGTACTACGCCGGTGGGTCACTGGCCGACCTGCTGTCGCGTCGCAAAACGGTCAGCGCTTCAACGGCCGCGTCCATTGCGGTGCAGGTGGCCAGTGGGCTCGACTATGCGCATCGCCATGGGGTGGTGCACCGCGACATCAAGCCCGACAATATCCTCTTCGACGAAGATGGCAATGTCGCGCTCACCGATTTTGGTATCGCCACTGCCCGATTCCATGGTCGTCTGACAGCGAGTGGCCGCGCGATGGGTACGCCACACTACATGTCGCCTGAACAGGCCATGGGGCGTCTGGTGGACGGTCGCAGTGATTTATACGCGGTCGGGCTCCTGCTGTACGAGATGCTGCTTGGCCATCCGCCGTTCGATGGGGAAGACTCCTACGCGGTGGGGTACAAACACGTGCACGAAACACCCCTCGCACCGGATCAGGTGGACACCCGCGTGCCGGCAGCACTCAGTGCGATCGTGATGAAGTGCCTCAACAAGCAGGCCGCCGAACGATACGATCGTGGGTTCGAGCTCGCCGACGCGCTGGTGCAGTTTCTCTCCGCCGGCGGGGGCCTGGACTACCGGAACGCGCGCATCGCACGCGCCACCGGTCTGACACCGCTCTGA
- a CDS encoding dipeptide epimerase translates to MQLLAEIVTVHTKHPFIIARGGQSEYQVVWVRLIDADGAEGWGEASPSKYYGETADTVMVALQRFAPVLAGADAWSIEAIERELEKAMRWNAAARCAVSAALHDLAARRLGVPLWKMWGLDRQATPISSFTIGIAPDAATLRARVREAAHYPLLKIKLGSSWDREVLRIVREEAPKAQLRVDANAAWTAKQALGMLDVLNEVGVDMLEQPLPPQELAGLRFVRERSNIPVVADESCLVASDIPKLEGIVDGVNIKLAKCGSLREALRMIAVARAHGMRVMCGCMIETTLGIAAAAHFSPLLDDADLDGAALLSDDPFDGPGIPDGRVVLGDAPGLGVTRRAGN, encoded by the coding sequence ATGCAGTTGCTCGCTGAAATCGTCACGGTTCACACGAAACACCCGTTCATCATCGCCCGCGGTGGACAGAGCGAGTATCAGGTGGTGTGGGTGCGCCTGATCGATGCGGATGGGGCGGAAGGGTGGGGCGAGGCATCGCCCAGCAAGTACTACGGAGAAACCGCCGACACCGTGATGGTGGCGCTGCAGCGATTTGCGCCGGTACTGGCTGGTGCGGATGCGTGGTCCATCGAGGCCATCGAGCGCGAGCTGGAGAAGGCTATGCGGTGGAACGCCGCCGCCCGCTGCGCCGTGAGCGCGGCGTTGCACGATCTGGCGGCGCGCCGTCTTGGCGTACCGTTGTGGAAGATGTGGGGACTCGATCGCCAGGCCACGCCGATTTCGAGTTTCACCATTGGCATTGCCCCCGATGCGGCCACGTTGCGCGCACGGGTACGTGAAGCCGCGCACTACCCGCTGCTCAAGATCAAGCTCGGTTCATCGTGGGATCGTGAGGTGCTGCGCATCGTGCGCGAGGAAGCACCCAAGGCTCAGTTGCGCGTGGACGCCAACGCCGCGTGGACGGCCAAGCAGGCGCTCGGCATGCTGGACGTGCTGAACGAAGTGGGCGTGGACATGCTGGAGCAGCCACTGCCACCCCAGGAATTGGCCGGACTGCGCTTCGTGCGCGAGCGGTCGAACATTCCGGTGGTGGCCGATGAATCCTGCCTGGTGGCCAGCGACATCCCGAAGCTCGAGGGTATTGTCGACGGCGTGAACATCAAGCTGGCCAAGTGTGGCTCCCTGCGCGAAGCGCTGCGCATGATTGCCGTGGCACGTGCGCATGGGATGCGCGTCATGTGCGGTTGCATGATCGAAACCACGCTCGGCATCGCGGCCGCGGCACACTTCTCGCCACTGCTCGACGACGCAGACCTCGACGGCGCGGCGTTGCTGTCCGACGATCCGTTCGATGGTCCCGGCATCCCCGACGGACGTGTGGTGCTCGGCGATGCGCCGGGGCTCGGTGTCACCCGACGTGCCGGGAACTGA
- the priA gene encoding replication restart helicase PriA yields MRRGSVSPDVPGTDSDTPRCIEVALAVPLFRTFTYTVPAGIAWPVAVGSRVLVPFRNRAEIGICLGPGTAPEGVRLKPIVSVVDSEPSLPGPLIDTAQWIADWYAAPIGLTLRGMLPTLLLQTKTPTPRAKTQRVVRVVQELPSLLQREQTFARARQQRVVYDLLEAQGGVAPVDALLVQANCTAGVIVAMVKRGIVEVKQEVVERDPFANRAGVAPPPEPSASQRAAIAAILAGDPGQVFLLHGITGSGKTLVYIEVLRAVLQQPGRTAIVLVPEIALTSQTVDRFRGAFGDSVAVLHSALSDGERLDAWQSLRRGERRIAVGARSALFAPLERVGVVIVDEEHEGSYKQAETPRYHAREAAIVRARAEGALVVLGSATPSLESWERANRGQATRLTLPDRAGGASLPPVQLVDMRAVTKIERAGRAPHAPYDPMLGVLSPALLKAIESRMVRGEQTLLLLNRRGYAAYLQCHACGDVQVCPHCSISLTYHRVPEALICHYCQYQAVVPTHCAHCGTESIRRRGMGTQQVERLVAERFPEARIARMDVDTTSGKWAHTQILDRVGRGEVDILLGTQMIAKGLDFPNVTLVGVVDADTGLNLPDFRASERTFQLLSQVAGRAGRGPKGGEVIVQTRMPDAHAVRHALTHDYLGFVQEELEARQVPAYPPFVGIANVVVSGTHQHLVAEAAIAAAVWVRALLERHAIAGVSIVGPAPCPIDRIKDRWRWHFLVKTAQPRLLTRLARYVAERAPVGTDAAHRTADVRLVVDRDPVSLL; encoded by the coding sequence ATGCGCCGGGGCTCGGTGTCACCCGACGTGCCGGGAACTGATTCCGATACTCCGCGCTGCATAGAAGTTGCACTCGCGGTTCCGCTCTTTCGCACCTTCACCTACACGGTGCCCGCGGGCATCGCGTGGCCGGTGGCGGTGGGAAGTCGGGTGCTCGTGCCATTCCGCAATCGGGCCGAGATTGGCATCTGTCTGGGGCCCGGCACTGCACCGGAAGGCGTACGTCTCAAGCCCATTGTGTCGGTGGTGGACAGCGAACCCTCGCTGCCAGGACCGCTGATCGATACGGCGCAGTGGATTGCCGATTGGTACGCGGCGCCCATCGGACTCACGCTGCGTGGCATGTTGCCCACGTTGCTGCTGCAGACAAAAACGCCCACACCGAGGGCAAAAACCCAACGCGTGGTGCGTGTGGTGCAGGAGCTGCCCTCGCTGTTGCAGCGTGAACAGACCTTTGCGCGGGCCAGGCAGCAGCGCGTGGTGTATGACTTGCTCGAAGCGCAGGGCGGCGTAGCGCCTGTCGATGCGCTACTCGTGCAAGCCAACTGCACGGCCGGCGTGATCGTGGCCATGGTCAAACGTGGCATCGTGGAAGTGAAGCAGGAGGTGGTGGAACGCGATCCGTTTGCCAATCGGGCCGGTGTGGCACCACCACCGGAACCGAGTGCGTCGCAGCGCGCGGCGATTGCTGCGATTCTGGCCGGTGATCCCGGTCAGGTGTTTCTGCTGCACGGCATCACGGGCAGCGGCAAGACGCTGGTGTATATCGAGGTCCTCCGTGCCGTGCTGCAGCAGCCGGGTCGTACGGCCATCGTGCTCGTGCCCGAGATCGCCCTCACCTCACAAACGGTCGATCGCTTCCGGGGAGCATTCGGCGACAGTGTAGCCGTGCTGCATTCGGCACTCAGTGATGGCGAACGACTCGACGCGTGGCAATCACTGCGCCGCGGTGAACGTCGCATCGCCGTGGGCGCACGCTCGGCGCTGTTCGCTCCGCTCGAGCGTGTGGGCGTGGTGATCGTCGACGAAGAACACGAAGGCAGCTACAAGCAGGCCGAAACGCCCCGCTATCATGCACGCGAGGCCGCCATTGTGCGTGCGCGTGCCGAGGGGGCACTGGTGGTACTCGGCAGTGCCACGCCGAGTCTCGAGAGTTGGGAGCGTGCCAATCGAGGACAGGCCACGCGGCTCACGCTTCCTGATCGGGCTGGTGGGGCATCATTGCCGCCGGTGCAACTCGTGGACATGCGCGCTGTGACGAAGATCGAGCGAGCCGGCCGTGCGCCACACGCGCCCTACGATCCGATGCTCGGTGTGCTGAGTCCCGCGCTGCTGAAGGCCATCGAGTCACGCATGGTGCGCGGAGAACAAACGCTGTTGCTGCTCAACCGGCGCGGATATGCGGCCTATCTGCAATGCCATGCGTGCGGTGATGTGCAGGTGTGCCCGCATTGCAGCATTTCGCTCACCTATCACCGCGTTCCGGAAGCACTGATCTGTCACTACTGCCAGTATCAGGCCGTCGTGCCCACGCACTGCGCACATTGTGGCACCGAATCCATCAGGCGTCGGGGCATGGGCACGCAGCAGGTGGAACGGCTGGTCGCTGAGCGGTTCCCCGAGGCCCGCATCGCGCGCATGGATGTGGACACCACCAGCGGCAAGTGGGCGCACACGCAGATCCTCGATCGGGTCGGGCGCGGTGAAGTGGATATCCTGCTCGGCACGCAGATGATCGCGAAAGGACTCGACTTCCCGAACGTCACGTTGGTCGGTGTGGTCGATGCCGATACCGGGCTCAATCTGCCGGATTTTCGCGCATCCGAACGCACGTTTCAGCTCCTGAGTCAGGTGGCCGGGCGCGCGGGACGCGGTCCCAAGGGCGGCGAGGTGATCGTGCAGACCCGCATGCCCGACGCACACGCGGTGCGCCACGCACTCACGCACGACTACCTCGGCTTTGTGCAGGAAGAGCTCGAGGCGAGACAGGTACCTGCGTATCCACCGTTTGTCGGGATCGCGAATGTGGTGGTGAGTGGTACTCACCAGCACCTGGTGGCCGAGGCGGCGATTGCGGCGGCGGTATGGGTACGCGCGCTGTTGGAGCGCCACGCCATTGCGGGGGTGTCCATTGTTGGGCCGGCACCATGTCCCATCGATCGCATCAAGGACCGCTGGCGCTGGCATTTCCTCGTGAAGACGGCGCAGCCGCGATTGCTCACGCGTCTGGCGCGCTATGTCGCCGAACGGGCGCCCGTGGGTACCGATGCCGCGCATCGCACGGCGGATGTGCGTCTCGTGGTCGATCGCGATCCGGTGTCGCTGCTGTAG
- a CDS encoding aminotransferase class I/II-fold pyridoxal phosphate-dependent enzyme, which produces MTHTLSKIPPYVFYELDARRARHRAAGKTLIDVGIGSPDGPIPSVVVETMQRVAADRALSGYPYFQAHPTFTAAVTGYMQSRFQVALDPAREVLALAGSKEGIAELVLSHAEPGDVVLVPEVYYPVYARSTLLAGAEPVFVPFLADGRLDLDAITPDQARRARVMIINYPGNPTTTSVTLDELARYVAFAEQHDILLLSDLAYSELSFDGYVVPSVLQVPGASRVAVETHTCSKSFNMAGVRIAFVAGKQEAIARLDAYRSNIGYGVSTLSQLAGATAFAHAAELVPPIVTEYRARRDRLVAAMRAGGWDVASPAATMYLWLDVPAGFDDWGWVDALMAGPGVVVTPGIAFGDAGRGKFRVSLVQNGDTLAAAAAGITSTVPA; this is translated from the coding sequence ATGACTCACACGCTCTCCAAAATTCCGCCTTACGTCTTCTACGAACTCGACGCCCGCCGTGCCAGGCACCGTGCGGCGGGGAAGACGCTGATCGATGTCGGTATCGGTAGTCCTGATGGACCGATCCCGTCGGTGGTGGTGGAGACGATGCAGCGTGTGGCCGCCGATCGGGCCCTGAGCGGATATCCGTACTTTCAGGCACACCCCACCTTTACGGCCGCCGTGACCGGCTACATGCAGTCACGATTCCAGGTGGCATTGGATCCGGCGCGTGAGGTGTTGGCGCTGGCCGGTTCGAAGGAAGGCATCGCCGAGTTGGTGCTCTCGCACGCCGAACCGGGTGACGTGGTGCTGGTGCCCGAGGTGTACTACCCGGTGTATGCGCGCTCCACGCTGTTGGCTGGAGCCGAACCCGTGTTCGTGCCTTTCCTCGCCGATGGCCGTCTCGATCTGGACGCCATCACACCGGATCAGGCACGCCGCGCGCGGGTGATGATCATCAACTACCCGGGCAACCCCACCACCACATCGGTCACGCTCGACGAATTGGCGCGGTATGTGGCGTTTGCCGAACAACACGACATTCTGCTGCTGTCCGACCTGGCCTACAGCGAGTTGTCGTTCGATGGCTATGTGGTGCCCAGCGTGTTGCAGGTGCCGGGCGCATCGCGGGTGGCGGTCGAGACCCACACCTGCAGCAAGAGCTTCAACATGGCCGGTGTGCGTATTGCGTTTGTGGCGGGCAAGCAGGAGGCCATTGCCCGTCTCGATGCCTATCGCTCCAACATCGGGTACGGCGTATCGACGCTGTCGCAGTTGGCTGGAGCCACGGCGTTTGCGCATGCCGCTGAGTTGGTGCCTCCCATCGTGACAGAATATCGCGCGCGTCGGGATCGACTGGTGGCGGCCATGCGCGCTGGCGGCTGGGATGTGGCATCACCCGCCGCCACGATGTACCTGTGGCTCGATGTGCCCGCCGGATTCGACGACTGGGGCTGGGTGGACGCCCTGATGGCCGGTCCTGGTGTGGTGGTGACACCAGGCATCGCGTTTGGTGACGCGGGGCGTGGGAAATTCCGCGTATCGTTGGTGCAAAACGGGGATACACTGGCCGCTGCGGCGGCCGGCATCACGTCCACCGTGCCCGCCTGA
- a CDS encoding YceI family protein yields the protein MFSAPFARAAAVLALPMLVAARPLPEAKPHVIDKAHSEINFVADSRMLSAHGYFGKWDADVKIDAANAAASSVSITIEAASINTRVEMRDNHLRSPDFFDVAKYPTITFKSVSVTSTAANKVDVVGDLTVRGVTKRITVPATVVFYEKGAGRFRGQFTLLRKDFGVTYDSAVNPIENEVQVQWDIALKEPTPAPAK from the coding sequence GTGTTCTCTGCTCCGTTTGCCCGCGCCGCCGCTGTGTTGGCGCTCCCGATGCTCGTCGCGGCCCGCCCGCTGCCCGAGGCCAAGCCGCATGTCATCGACAAGGCCCACAGTGAGATCAACTTCGTGGCCGACTCCCGCATGCTCAGCGCGCATGGCTACTTCGGCAAGTGGGACGCCGACGTGAAGATCGACGCCGCCAACGCGGCCGCGTCATCGGTATCCATCACCATCGAAGCCGCGAGCATCAACACCCGGGTGGAAATGCGCGACAATCACCTGCGCAGCCCCGACTTCTTCGATGTGGCCAAGTACCCGACCATCACGTTCAAGTCGGTCAGCGTGACATCGACCGCGGCCAACAAGGTGGACGTGGTGGGTGATCTCACCGTGCGTGGCGTGACCAAGCGCATCACGGTGCCGGCGACAGTGGTGTTTTACGAGAAAGGCGCAGGACGATTCCGCGGCCAGTTCACCCTGCTGCGCAAGGACTTCGGCGTGACGTACGACAGCGCCGTGAATCCGATCGAGAACGAGGTGCAGGTGCAGTGGGATATCGCGCTCAAGGAGCCCACCCCGGCGCCCGCGAAATAA
- a CDS encoding Fur family transcriptional regulator has protein sequence MAGHGDAAHAQADAAAIAADRSAFRAFLRDHNLPATSQRLAIADVVLGTDRHLSAEEIAAELKMTGATAGTATVYRTLEVLVRSGLVVERDFGEGFKRYEASRGVPNHEHLICTMCGKVTEFRDERLERMTTLLAEAHDFSRQRHRLVIYGLCGSCRRGNSR, from the coding sequence ATGGCCGGACACGGTGACGCAGCGCATGCCCAGGCGGATGCGGCGGCCATTGCGGCCGACCGCAGTGCGTTTCGTGCGTTCCTGCGCGACCACAATCTGCCGGCCACGTCGCAACGTCTGGCCATTGCCGATGTGGTGCTTGGCACCGATCGCCACCTGTCGGCGGAAGAGATCGCCGCTGAGCTGAAAATGACGGGTGCCACGGCCGGTACGGCCACGGTGTATCGCACGCTCGAAGTGCTGGTGCGCAGTGGCCTCGTGGTGGAGCGCGATTTTGGTGAGGGCTTCAAGCGTTATGAAGCCTCACGCGGCGTGCCCAATCACGAGCACCTCATCTGCACCATGTGCGGCAAGGTCACCGAGTTTCGCGATGAACGACTCGAGCGCATGACCACCCTGCTCGCAGAGGCGCACGACTTCTCGCGTCAGCGCCATCGGTTGGTGATTTACGGGCTCTGTGGAAGCTGTCGACGGGGCAATAGCCGGTAA
- a CDS encoding cytochrome c biogenesis CcdA family protein: MAPESLTVLVAFTAGLLSFLSPCVLPLVPSYVTFITGMGLDDVSRARRTALVHALLFVLGFSFIFVALGAGASVFGQLLREYRVWIARIGGVLMVLMGLWMLDVLRIGALQQERRFHLSDKPLGYLGTVLVGIAFGAGWTPCLGPTLGAILLLAANESELGKGITLLSFYSAGLAVPFLVSALALEKFLSFFQSFRHNIGKVNRIAGILLIVVGVLMFTGLFERLAAVLQPLTPAFLVERL; the protein is encoded by the coding sequence GTGGCTCCAGAATCACTGACCGTTCTCGTGGCATTCACGGCAGGCCTGCTCAGCTTTTTGAGTCCCTGCGTACTCCCGCTCGTGCCGAGCTATGTCACCTTCATCACCGGCATGGGGCTGGACGATGTGTCGCGTGCGCGCCGTACGGCGTTGGTGCATGCGCTGCTGTTTGTGCTCGGTTTCTCTTTCATCTTCGTGGCGCTCGGTGCTGGCGCGAGTGTCTTTGGCCAGCTCCTGCGTGAGTATCGCGTCTGGATTGCGCGCATCGGCGGGGTGCTGATGGTGCTGATGGGCCTCTGGATGCTCGATGTGCTGCGCATCGGGGCTTTGCAGCAGGAGCGCCGTTTCCACCTCAGCGACAAGCCGCTGGGTTACCTCGGCACGGTGCTGGTGGGCATCGCGTTTGGTGCGGGATGGACGCCCTGCCTGGGCCCGACCCTCGGCGCGATCCTGCTGCTGGCGGCCAATGAAAGTGAGCTTGGCAAGGGCATCACACTGCTCTCGTTCTATTCAGCCGGACTGGCCGTGCCGTTCCTGGTGAGTGCACTCGCGTTGGAGAAGTTCCTGAGCTTCTTCCAGAGCTTCCGCCACAACATCGGCAAGGTGAACCGCATTGCCGGTATTCTGCTGATCGTGGTGGGTGTGCTGATGTTCACCGGCTTGTTCGAGCGTCTCGCGGCCGTGTTGCAGCCGCTCACGCCGGCCTTCCTGGTCGAACGACTCTAG